A genomic segment from Poecilia reticulata strain Guanapo linkage group LG3, Guppy_female_1.0+MT, whole genome shotgun sequence encodes:
- the ppfibp2a gene encoding liprin-beta-2 isoform X3, giving the protein MEARASHMLEAALEQMDDIIAGKMCEGLFSPPMQPCDQGYKSSDVDPEVPLPMPVDPAFEALQLMEVLRAVLEGQSSEEKQGALCKQTSTDTANVILKWLQRDEANLTLNNSSESYQERLSRLEGDKESLILQVSVLTDQVEAQGVKIHDLESSLVEHQHKLNNTEEMLQQELVHRTSLEKQKLNLMGEVSYLKLKLANMEGTQVHGAERQHKAETVVNFISELQEQMCQFQKEINSKIQEKKALEISTDSRFPVVGPTESPEGRSKNFTVSCDGPSGCMQKLEETPDRPLGNLGEGSSDAEQLCHCGGERVLLKELRILKDKVQYLEDQKLQYEKKLKATKAEIGSLQQLLLTKNAEIESLHTQLLARPPLTTEISEREEMYRKRLSTKYQELQRLRSGMKSLVATNDEKDRQIEELTLLLNQCRQFRDVTHISRQAPSAVSSLSNGRTASSSSEEGDQILTKTVDSASTKSDDVKSEVSTNSSSSQQASIQTDCDSRTELQILSSSLNDITNGHSPKFLRGGLGDSRSQTLPVNSTLLEQNETDDTDIQKNPVEDGDSCQRKLERAHDGTPSENSPAHCEAQPGQRAVGSPEYMKNNRSFKRFWGKLRRTQSGGFQPADPDAGQFRRGGLRATAGPRLTRTPESNPTRDLNIPFSQWTKEQVCGWLEDYGLGQYINLTRQWVENGQTLLAATPQDFEKEMGMKHTLHRKKLQLALRAFTSKVAEKSSELDHIWVTRWLDDIGLPQYKDQFHEARVDGRMIQYLTVNDLLTLKVTSQLHHLSIKCAIHVLHANKFNPNCLRRRPGEEKHPSPSEVVQWSNHCVMEWLRAVDLAEYAPNLRGSGVHGGLIILEPRFSSETLALLLNIPPQKTLLRRHLATAFAALVGPQAMQEKREYGNATGHVPLTTTAKVKPKKLGFTQFSHLRKRKPDESADFICPIDSEALTVNGVSRVLTPAHRGFSSTLDRQAEKWQPAAVKAHSNVPDNN; this is encoded by the exons ATGGAGGCACGTGCCAGCCACATGTTAGAAGCTGCCTTGGAGCAAATGGATGACATTATAGCTG GCAAAATGTGTGAAGGTCTTTTCAGTCCTCCGATGCAGCCGTGTGACCAAGGTTACAAATCTTCAGATGTTGACCCAGAGGTGCCCCTCCCCATGCCTGTGGACCCTGCTTTTGAGGCACTTCAGCTGATGGAGGTCCTCAGGGCTGTGCTGGAGGGCCAGAGCAGTGAGGAAAAGCAGGGTGCTCTCTGTAAACAAACGTCTACAGACACAGCAAATGTTAtattaaaatggctgcaaagaGATGAG GCAAACCTCACCTTAAACAACAGCAGTGAGTCCTATCAAGAGAGGTTATCACGTCTGGAGGGAGACAAAGAGTCACTAATTCTGCAG GTGAGTGTGCTGACAGACCAGGTGGAGGCTCAAGGGGTGAAGATCCATGATTTGGAAAGTTCTTTGGTGGAGCATCAACACAAACTCAACAATACAGAAGAGATGCTACAGCAG GAACTCGTGCATAGGACGTCACTGGAGAAACAGAAGCTGAATCTTATGGGGGAGGTCTCTTATCTGAAACTGAAGCTGGCAAACATGGAGGGAACGCAGGTCCACGGGGCGGAGAGGCAGCACAAAGCTGAG ACTGTAGTGAATTTCATTAGTGAACTGCAGGAGCAGATGTGTCAATTTCAGAAGGAGATCAATAGCAAGATCCAGGAGAAAAAGGCCTTGGAGATCTCGACTGACAGCAGGTTTCCAGTGGTGGGCCCCACTGAGTCCCCTGAGGGCCGAAGCAAAAACTTCACGGTGTCCTGTGATGGACCCTCGGGGTGTATGCAGAAGCTAGAGGAGACTCCAGACAGACCTTTGGGGAACCTGGGAGAGGGTAGCTCAGATGCAGAGCAGCTGTGCCACTGCGGAGGAGAAAGA GTTTTGCTAAAGGAGCTCAGGATTCTCAAGGACAAAGTGCAGTATCTGGAGGACCAGAAGTTACAATACGAAAAGAAGCTCAAGGCAACCAAG GCAGAGATCGGCAGCCTTCAGCAACTTCTCCTCAcaaagaatgcagaaattgaGAGCTTGCACACTCAGTTGCTGGCCAGGCCTCCTCTGACGACAGAGATCTCAGAGAGAG AGGAGATGTACAGGAAAAGACTAAGCACCAAAT ATCAAGAACTCCAAAGACTTCGCAGTGGAATGAAATCACTGGTTGCTACCAATGATGAAAAA gACAGACAGATTGAAGAGCTCACTCTGCTCCTGAATCAGTGCAGACAGTTCAGAGATGTTACTCACATCTCAAGACAAG CTCCATCTGCTGTCAGTTCATTGTCAAATGGTCGGACTGCTTCAAGTAGCAGTGAGGAAGGAGACCAGATCCTGACCAAGACGGTTGACTCTGCCAGTACAAAATCCGACGACGTGAAGTCTGAG GTTTCAACAAATAGTTCGTCTTCCCAGCAAGCATCAATCCAGACAGATTGCGATTCCAG aacgGAGCTACAGATTTTATCAAGTAGCTTGAATGACATAACAAACGGACATTCACCCAAG TTTCTCCGTGGTGGTCTGGGTGACAGTAGAAGTCAGACTTTGCCCGTGAATTCTACTCTCCTGGAACAAAATGAGACCGATGATACAGACATTCAAAAAAATCCAGTTGAAGATGGAGACTCGTGCCAAA GAAAGTTGGAGAGAGCCCATGACGGCACACCCAGTGAGAATTCCCCTGCTCATTGTGAGGCACAGCCTGGCCAGCGAGCTGTGGGATCTCCTGAATACATGAAGAACAATAGGAGCTTCAAGAGATTCTGGGGAAA GCTTCGAAGAACCCAGTCTGGCGGCTTCCAGCCTGCAGATCCAGACGCGGGTCAGTTCAGAAGAGGAGGCTTACGTGCAACAGCGGGGCCCAGACTTACCCGAACTCCTGAATCCAACCCCACACG CGACCTGAATATTCCATTCAGTCAGTGGACCAAGGAGCAGGTGTGTGGCTGGCTTGAAGACTACGGGCTTGGCCAGTACATCAACCTCACCAGACAGTGGGTTGAAAATGGGCAGACGCTTTTGGCAGCCACACCTCAAGACTTTGAGAAG GAGATGGGCATGAAACATACCCTTCACAGGAAAAAGCTCCAACTTGCTCTGAGGGCCTTTACTTCAAAGGTTGCAGAGAAATCGTCAGAGCTGGATCACATCTGGGTCACCC GCTGGCTGGATGATATTGGTTTGCCTCAATATAAAGACCAATTCCATGAGGCTCGAGTTGATGGCCGGATGATCCAGTATCTCACAGTG aACGACCTCTTGACTCTAAAGGTCACCAGCCAGCTTCACCATCTCAGCATTAAATGTGCCATTCATGTTCTTCATGCCAATAAGTTCAACCCAAATTGTCTTCGACGCAGGCCAGGCGAAGAg AAACATCCCTCTCCTTCAGAGGTAGTGCAGTGGTCAAACCACTGTGTAATGGAGTGGCTAAGAGCAGTTGATCTCGCTGAGTATGCGCCTAATCTACGGGGGAGTGGCGTTCATGGTGGCCTGATT ATCTTGGAGCCTCGCTTCAGTTCTGAGACTTTGGCGCTGCTTTTAAATATTCCTCCACAGAAGACTTTGCTCCGACGTCATCTTGCTACTGCTTTTGCTGCCCTGGTTGGGCCTCAAGCCATGCAGGAGAAACGAGAGTACGGCAACGCCACTGGCCATGTCCCACTTACTACCACTGCTAAAGTCAAA ccaAAGAAGCTGGGCTTCACCCAATTCAGTCATCTCAGAAAGAGGAAACCCGATGAATCTGCAGACTTTATTTGCCCAATTGACAGCGAGGCGCTAACAGTGAACGGAGTTTCCCGGGTGCTCACTCCAGCACACAGAGGCTTTAGCTCAACTTTGGACAGACAAGCTGAAAAGTGGCAACCAGCAGCTGTAAAAGCTCACAGTAATGTTCCAGATAACAACTGA